From Bombyx mori chromosome 3, ASM3026992v2, the proteins below share one genomic window:
- the LOC101735487 gene encoding chitin deacetylase 1, with product MARRLSRLLANVVITLVSIEMCTTKELNKRSATDVKCHENGRFYRNPDRAEETVWTSQECANYYLCLENEVFEFHCSPGLLFDVNRQLCDKQENVHNCDLTTETRVPKPLLDMAECANGTHIGCSDGTCIPAEYFCDGSIDCADSSDEGWCDLTFDPNAAEPCDPVFCTLPECFCSKNGTQIPGNLVPSQTPQMITLTFSGAINHENWDTFTKHVFTTERKNPNGCPLKATFFVSHPYTNYRHVQKLWNDGHEIAVNSVTHRGPEEWWSKNATVEDWFDEMVGEANIINRFGRIHMEDFRGMRVPYLSVGWNRQFLMMQEFGFVYDATIVAPLNDPPFWPYTLDHKIPHSCTGKNQYCPTRSYASLWEMVINPLVKGENTCAILDNCPFIQTGDDVYDALINNFKRHYLTNRAPFGIHLSSTWLRNNEYLVAFKNFLNELQKLPDVYFVTYKEILDWIKRPTPVVQLKKFQPWQCKGRHFREAEIACAKPNTCKLPSKVLEHDKYMITCTECPRSYPWIRNEFGFE from the exons ATGGCACGACGCCTTTCGCGGCTACTCGCCAATGTCGTAATTACTCTCGTCTCTATAG aaATGTGCACTACGAAAGAGTTGAATAAAAGAAGTGCAACGGATGTTAAGTGTCATGAAAACGGAAGGTTTTACAG GAATCCGGATCGAGCTGAAGAAACGGTTTGGACAAGTCAAGAATGCGCGAATTATTACCTTTGCCTGGAAAATGAAGTTTTTGAATTCCATTGCTCGCCGGGACTACTATTCGACGTAAATAGGCAGCTATGTGACAAACAAGAGAATGTACACAACTGCGATCTCACCACAG AGACCAGAGTTCCGAAGCCCCTGCTTGACATGGCTGAGTGTGCGAACGGTACCCATATAGGTTGTTCTGACGGTACCTGTATCCCAGCTGAGTACTTCTGCGATGGATCAATAGACTGTGCGGACTCTTCAGATGAA GGCTGGTGCGATCTAACTTTTGATCCAAATGCTGCAGAACCATGTGACCCTGTCTTTTGCACGTTGCCGGAATGTTTCTGTAGTAAAAATGGTACACAGATACCAGGAAATTTAGTTCCAAGCCAG ACTCCACAAATGATTACTCTCACATTTAGCGGAGCTATTAATCATGAAAACTGGGACACGTTTACTAAGCACGTGTTTACTACTGAAAGGAAAAATCCCAACGGGTGTCCATTAAAAGCCACTTTCTTTGTTTCGCACCCATATACGAATTATAGACATGTACAAAAACTTTGGAACGACGGGCATGAAATTGCAGTAAATTCAGTAAC gcaCCGCGGTCCGGAAGAATGGTGGTCCAAAAACGCGACTGTAGAAGACTGGTTTGACGAAATGGTCGGCGaagcaaatattattaacagatTCGGTCGTATTCATATGGAAGACTTCAG AGGAATGAGAGTTCCATACCTTTCTGTCGGATGGAATCGTCAATTTCTTATGATGCAAGAATTCGGTTTTGTCTATGACGCTACGATAGTGGCACCGTTAAATGACCCTCCTTTTTGGCCGTATACGCTTGATCATAAAATACCACATTCCTGTACAG GTAAGAATCAATACTGCCCGACAAGAAGTTACGCGAGTCTGTGGGAAATGGTCATAAACCCGCTCGTCAAAGGTGAAAATACATGCGCCATTCTGGATAATTGCCCATTCATTCAAACGGGAGATGACGTTTATGATGCTCTCATAAACAACTTTAAGAGGCATTACCTAACCAATCGTGCACCATTTGGAATTCACTTAAGTTCTACGTGGTTAAGAAATAATGAGTACTTGGTGGCTTTTAAG AATTTCTTGAATGAGTTGCAAAAACTACCTGACGTATACTTTGTCACCTACAAAGAGATACTTGATTGGATAAAGAGACCAACACCGGTGGTACAACTAAAGAAGTTTCAGCCTTGGCAATGTAAGGGGCGACATTTccgtgaagctgaaatagcctgtgcCAAACCAAACACATGTAAATTACCTTCCAAAGTATTGGAGCATGATAAATACATGATTACCTGTACTGAATGCCCAAGGAGTTATCCATGGATAAGAAATGAATTCGGATTTGAAtag